The following DNA comes from Flavisolibacter ginsenosidimutans.
GCATCCTGTCGTAGCGAAACTTTTCTTTTTCCGTTCGTTCGCAGAGTAGCGGAACAATTTCATTCACGCCGATCTCGGTGGCTTTTTCCAAAAACCATTCAAAGCGGGATGAATTTTTGATAATGGAAATAGCAATAGAAACGTTTGGCCGGCTTTCTTCTTCCGTTTCAATGGACTGAACCTGAACAGCACAACGTTTGCGATTGTCGTCAATGATTTCCGCTCTCGCTTTTTTACCTTTGCCATCGGTAAGCAAAACCTCTTCGCCTTTGGCCATGCGCAGCACGCCAATCATGTGTTTGGAAGTATCCTCGTCCAATTGAATGATTTCGTCACGTAAACTTTCAACGAAAAAAAAAGAAAGCGCCATGACGCGAAGAAAACAAAAAAGCTCCGGTTTTATCCGAAGCTTTATATGCAGGTGGTTTAGTAATTAAAACGGTTCATCATCGTCCTGTATGTCGTTCATCTTGCTGCCGGTTTGAATGTACAGCTTTGCACCCGGCCCGCCACCGCTGTCACTCACCGGCTTCCAGTTTGGTGGCATGTTAAAGCCGCCGCCAAATTCGCCGCCGTCGTCTTCAAAGAATTTCTGTATTTCAAGTCTTGCCCTGAACTTCAAATTTTCCAGCGAACCGTTACGGTGCTTGGCAATGCGCAAGTACGTTTCACCTTTTACACTCTCGCCCATTTCGTTTTGGTTCAGGTCGTGGTATTCGGGACGATAAATAAAGCAAACCATGTCCGCATCTTGTTCAATGGCGCCTGATTCGCGCAAGTCGGAAAGCTGCGGCATCTTGTTGCCGTCTTTTCTTTTTTCCACTTCGCGGCTCAATTGCGAAAGCGCAATGATGGGCACTTGCAGTTCTTTCGCAAGGGCTTTTAAGCTTCGCGAAATGTTCGAGATTTCCTGTTCGCGGTTACCGTTTCTGTTTTCACCCGTGCCGCTCATGAGCTGCAAATAATCAATCAGGATTAAGCCAATGTTGTGCGCATTTTTCAAGCGGCGGCATTTGGCACGCAACTCAAAAATGTTCAGCGCAGGAGTGTCGTCAATAAAAAGTTTTGCATCGGCCAAACGCTGAATGCCGCGTTTGTACAATTGCTCCATTTCGTATTCTTCCATCTTGCCACGGGAAATTTTCTCAAGCCCGATTTCGCTTTCAGCCGAAAGGATACGCTGCACCAACTGGCCGGCACTCATTTCCAACGAGAAGAAGGCAACTGCGGTAGGTTTGGCTGCACTCAAAGCGGCGTTGCGGGCAAGGTTCAGCGCAAAAGCCGTTTTACCTACCGAAGGCCGCGCCGCCAAAATAATAAGATCGGTTTGCTGCCAGCCGTAGGTTATTTTATCAAGGTGCGCAAAGCCGCTGGGCACACCGGTAATGTCCTCGTTGCGGTTGCGCATGTCCTCAATGCGCTGAATGGTTTTCACCAGCACCGCATCAATCGTTTCCACGCTGTTGCGCAAGTGCTCCGACGTGACTTTGTAAATCTTGCTTTCGGCATCGTCAAGCAAATCAAAGACATCGGTGCTGTCTTCGTATGCATCCGAAATAATTTCGCCGGAAATGCGAATGAGTTCGCGTTGAATAAATTTTTGCAGGATAATGCGGCTGTGCGCTTCAATGTGTGCCGATGATGTAACTGCGTTGGTTAATTTGGTAACGTAATAAGGTCCACCTACAATATCAAGTTCTTCGTTGAAGCGAAGTTCCTCCACCACGGTCAGCATGTCAATGGGCTGGCTTTTGCCCGACAAACTTTTCATGGCGCGAAAGATGCGTTGGTGCGCATCCACGTAAAAACATTCCGATTTTAAAATTTCGGCAACGGTATCAAAAGCGCCTTTTTCCAGCATGATGGCGCCCAATACGGCTTCTTCCAACTCGCGGGCCTGCGGCGGCACTTTGCCATAAACCAACGTGCTAACGTCGGGTGTTTTGCGTCCTCTCTTCTTGTCTCTGTTTAGGTTAGGAATGTCCATACAACTCGTTTTCGTCTTAAAAATTAGCGCCAACCGCCGGAAGGATTTGTTGTGTCAAAAGCTGCTCTTTTATTCGTGTCCGTAAGTTGGACATCGAATATAGGTGCGTAAAACTGCGCCGTAACATTCCGGTAACATTTATATTAATCCACAGGTTACGCCACCGGTTATGCACATCATGTTCGCAGTTGTTCATCCTCATCACGGATTGTTTCCACAAAAGTGGATTTTTTTGCTCATTTTTTTAGCAGTTGTGAACAACTTCCTGTGCGAAAGAACCCGTGAAGTTTTTTTGGTGAAGTGCTACAAATAACAGAATGGCATTCCCGCGAATTTTGGTGAAAGAAAGGTGAACTTTTACGCGCCTTTGGCTTTACGTTTTTTGGTAAAACTGTCGTTGTTTTCGCTGTGAATAATTTTTTGTTACTCGCCCAGGCTATAAATAGTTTGTTCTAATCTGCCGAATGCCGCATGCCTTCCGCCACGCGAAAGATGTGCAGTACATACGGAAACAAAGCATCCATTGTTTCTTCTGCCCCGCGGGTAGAGCCGGGCAAGGTAAGCACCAATGTGTTTTTGATAAAGCCCGCTACGCCGCGTGAAAGCATGGCGTAAGGCATGCGTTCCTGTCCGTAAACCCTTGCGGCTTCCATAATGCCGGGGACTTCGCGTGTGAGCATCGGTGCAATCGCTTCGGGTGTTACATCTCTTGGCGAAAGTCCCGTACCGCCGGTAAAGAGAAGCAGGTTGTAAGCTTCTTCGCTAAACTGTTTTGCTTTTGTTTGAATGGCTTCCCTTTCATCGGGAATGATAACATAGGTGGATGCATTCAAGCCGTGTTGTTGCAATTTTTGAACAATGGCTTTGCCGGCACTGTCTTGCTTGGATCCCGCTGCCACGCTGTCGCTGCACACCACAACGGCGCAGCGCAGGTCAAACGAAAGCTTGTCTTTGAAATCGCTCTTGCCGCCTTTTTTTTGAGCGAGCTTGATGGAAGAAATTTCCACGCTTTTGTCAATTGGTTTTAGCATGTCGTACATCGTTAGCGCAGTAACGGAAGCGCCGTGCATGGCCTCTACTTCCACGCCGGTGCGGTACACGGTGTGCACTTCCACTTCGATGATGATGTTCAATCCATCTATTGTGTGTTTGATGGCTGCGTATTCAACAGGCAGCGGATGACAATCGGGAATTAGGTCGCTCGTTTTTTTGACGGCGAGTAAACCGGCGGCTCGGGAAAACTCAAACACATCGCCTTTGGGAACTTGTTTGTTGAGAATTGCATCAACCGTTTCTTGCTTTGAAACCTTAACGATTGCCGTTGCAACGGCTTTGCGAAGGGAAGTTGGTTTGTGGGTTATGTTGTTCATGCTGAATGTAAGCGTTGAGAAAGTTGAAGCTTTGTGTTCTTGAAAAGAAGACGTTTCTATGTGTTTTTCTTCCATTGATGCGAAGCATCTTCAAAGATTTCCTTGCCCCACACCGGCAGTTCTTTTTTGATGCGCTCTACAACTTCTTCACAGCCCTCAATCGCGTCTTTTCGGTGCTTTGATGATGTAAAAACAAACAACGAAATCTCACCGGCTTTCACGCTGCCTAAACTGTGATAAACGTGCATGCAGGTGAGTGAGTATTTTTCAAAAATGTCTTCGCGGATTTCGTGCATCTTTTGAAGCGCCATCTCTTCGTAAGTGGTATAATCAATAGCGGCTACAGTTTTATCGTCAATTACGTCGCTGCGTACTTGCCCGAGAAAAATGCTGTGTGCGCCAATGCCGGTTTTGCTGCTGTGTTTCTGAATGTTGTCGGCAATAAACGAAGTGCTGATTGCTCCCTGCAAAAAAATATTTTTAGGCTTTCGTTCCATGCTCTTTTTTCCAGTGAAGAATGCCGCCTTTGAGGCTGTAAATTTTTTTCGATGGTCCAAAAGTAGCTGATAAAAGTTTGGCGGCTTCGCGGCTTCTTTTACCTGATTGACAAAACAAAACGAGTATGTCATTCTGAAACGCGAACGCATTTTCCTTTAGCTGCGTTAAAGGCAGTTTTGTGTGTTGAAATTCTTTCACCAAAGGTTGTTCCCCTTCTTCCCGCACATCAATAATCGTGGTTTGTTTGTCGTGAAAAAATCTTTCAAAAGCATCGTTGTCAATTTCTTCAGCATCGCTGGTTGTGCCGCACAACCATTCGTAATCTCTTTGCTCAAAATCGTTCGCGTCTTTTGGCAGCAGTAACTCCGTTTCTTCTCTTGCGTTCAAGCCAAACACAAAGCTGTCGTGTGTGAGTGCGTTGTAGGTGAGAAGCTGGTTAACGAGCGGCTTGCCCATACCGGTTATTAGCTTGATTGTTTCCGTTGCCTGCATCGTTCCAACAAGGCCTGGTAATACGCCAAGCACGCCAGCCTCGGCACAATTTAGAACACCGCCGTGAACAGGCGGCTGTGGAAAAAGATCGCGATAGTTAACCGCGTTGTCGCCTGCATTAAATATTGCGACTTGTCCTTCAAATTGCGCAACAGCGCCGTAAAGGAGTGGCTTGCCCAAGAGCACACAGGCATCGTTAATAAGATAGCGGGTGGCGAAATTATCCGTGCCGTCCAAAACAAAATCATAGCTGCTGAAAAGTTCCAGCGCATTCTGTGTCGTTAAACGAAAAGGATACGCGTTGATCTGCACCGAAGGGTTCATTTCGTGCAAACGCTTTGCCGCTACTTCTGCTTTTGATAAGCCAATATCAGTTGTTGTAAAAAGAATTTGCCGGTGAAGATTGTGCAAGGTTACGACGTCATCATCCACAATGCCAACGGTTCCCACACCGGCGGCAACGAGGTATTGCAAAGCCGGACAACCCAATCCACCGGCGCCGACAACCAGAGCTTTTGCACGCAAAAGTTTTTCCTGTCCTTCTTCGCCAAAGCCTTCAAGAATGATTTGCCGTTGATAACGTTCGTATGAATAAGGCTCGTTCATAATTAGCCGCCGCTGAAAGGCGGAAGAAGCGCAACCGTTGCGTTGTTCTCAAGTTGTGTTGGGCTTGTTATCATTTGTTTGTTTACAGCAACTGTGTAGTCAATGCTTTTTAACCGCGGAAATTTTGCTTCAAGGTCTTTTTTTAATTCTTCAGTAGAAGCAATGTCGTTTACAACAAAATTGCTTTTACCAATAATTTCGGTGATCACGCCAAAGGTCAACACGCTAATTTCTTTCATGGCTTATGCAGATGTAAACAAGAGTTTATAAACGGCCAGTAACAGCACTGTGGCCAATACGTTTTTCAAAATCGTTTGCCGGAATTTCAACGCACCAAAATAAGCGCCGCACAAACCGCCAACGAAAGCGATGACAACAAAGAGAAACATGTCGTTTGTGAAGTGAATGCCTTTGGTCAGTTGGCCTGCCAGTCCGGAAAGCGAATTCACAAAAATGAACAAGGCACTAATGGCCGCTGTTTGCTTTTGGTCGGTCCATTTCAACAGCAGCAAAACTGGCGATAGAAGAATGCCGCCGCCGATGCCGATCAATCCCGATAAAAAACCAATCAAACCGCCAATCAAAAGCGATAAGGCAAAGCTGTTTTCTTTTTGCTCTTCCACGTTTGTGTTGCCAAAAAAGAAAAAACGGATGATGGGAACAAGCAACAAAATGCCCAGAATCTTTTTATAGATATGACCGTCCACAACCACCAATCCGCCCAAATAAGCCAGCGGAATGGAAGCCAGTGCAAAAGGCCAAAATACTTTCCAGCGAAAATGTCCGCTGCGGTAAAATTGAACGAACGATGTAAGCGAAACAAAAAGATTTAGCAACAAAGCCGTGGGCTTCATTACAGCCGGCGTAATGCTAAACAAGGCCATCAACGCAAGATAGCCACTGGCGCCGCCGTGTCCAACCGAAGCGTATAAAAACGCGACGGTGAAAAGCAAAATAAAAAAAAGAAAATTTGCGTCCATGCGGCTTAAAGATAAGGCAGGCAAAGGATTTCAACGGTTTCGTCTTCTTTGTACTCTCTTGCTTCTTCGGGCAAAACGACGAGACAGTTAGCGATTGAAAATGAACTGAGACGAAACGATTCCTGCGCCTGCAAAGGCAATGCACCGTCGGCTGTATACACTGCTTTTAAAAATTGCGTCAACGAAATTTTCTTTTTGAAATCTTGTTGCAAACGCACTTGCTTTCGTTCCAATAAATTTTTTCGACCGGTAAATTCTTCTATGGTCACGGTAACGTAATTGTAAAAGCAACTCAAGACTGATGCAGGATTGCCGGGCAAACCGAAAACAATTTTTTTACCTTTTGTTCCTGCGTACAAGGGCTTGCCGGGGCGCTGTGCTACTTTGTGAAACAATTGTTTTACACCGCAAGCTTTAGCAGCCTGCAAAACAAAATCATATTTACCTACGCTTACGCCGCCGGTAAGCAAAACGAGTTCGGCTTTTTTTAACGCTGCGTTGAGAGCTTCTTGTAAAATATTTACATCGTCTGTTACATGAGTTACCGCAACGCTGTTGATGCCGAGTTGTTGCAACGCTGTTTGCAGCATGACCGAATTTGATTCATACACTTGGCCGTGTTGAAGAGGCTTTCCCCGTTCCTGCAATTCATTTCCCGTAACAATGATGTGTGCCGATGGCTTTGGATGAACGCTTACTTCAGCAACCCCAACACCCGCTAAAAAACCAATGGCTGCCGGTGAAAGAACAGTGCCTTTCCATAAAGCAATTTCATCTTTTTTAATTTCAGAACCTTCTGTCCGAACGTTGCTGCCTTTTTGCAGTGCTTCGTCTTTGACGATTAATTCATTGTTGAGGATTTCCGTTTTTTCCTGCATCACCACTGTGTCCAAATCATTCGGTACGGCCGCGCCGGTGAAAATGCGAACGGCATTGTTTGGCGCAACGGAAACAGTTGCGGCATCACCCGCAGCAACTTCGCCGCTGACGGTAAATTCTTTTGCCCGCAAATAATCGGCGTAACGAAACGCATAGCCATCCATTGCTGATTGCGGAAAGGACGGAACACTAACAAGTGCAAAAATGTCTTCGGCTAAAACAAGACCTAAAGCTTTTTGCAGCGGCAGGTTTACCGGCGAAAGAAGATTCGTGTGTAAACGAATTTGCGCAATGGCGTCTTTTACAGAAATCATGTTCTGCAAAAATGATTGTTTCAATTGATGCCGCCGTCCTGCTTAAAAACTTTAGTCAACCAATTATGCAGCGGCAATCAAAACCTGCGGCGCGGCGGATTTCATTCTTGTCAGCAACCAGGATATTTGCCGCTCCGATTTTTTTTCCAGTTCGTCGCAAAGTTGCATTAGCTCTTTGTCGCGCAGGCCTTGCGCCGCTTGCCGCAAAATAATGGCCGATACGTTGGCTTCGTTCGCCATTAACCAGAGATCGTGCAAGTCGCGAAGAAGCGCCAGCGCACCTTTGCGGTTTTGTTCAAAAAAATCTTTCAGCAAGCGGTCGGGCTCGTTGTCTTTTTCTTCTGAATACTTTTCCGCAAAGGGTTTTATTTTCTCTACCAATAGCTGCGACCACGATGCCAGCAACTTGCACATTTCTTTAATGTCCGGTTCCGCGGCATGTTTTGCCGATACGAGCAAAAACGCTTCGGCCGAATCCTGCTGGCCTTTTTGCACGAGTTCAATGTAGGTTCCGATGTGCATTTTACACCTCCATTTTTTGCGGTTGATCGTTCACCATGTTTAAGGCTTCGCCGATTTTGTGCAGCACGCCTTCCTTTGCTTTGCTCAGCTTCACGGCAGCGTATTTAAAATGCGGTTGCTTGCTTACAGCGTCCCATTCGGTAATGGTTAATTCGTTGGCCGCACGACTGCGTTCGGGATTGTCCCAATAGCCGTAATGAAACGGAATAAACACAACGCCTTTTTTAATGCCGCCAATTCTTGCGGGCTGTGTTACACTGCCGCGCCGCGATGCTACTTCAATCATGTCGCCTTCGGCAATGCCGAGTGCTGCGGCATCTTCTTCCGAAACCTGCACGTACGAATCCGGCGCGGCGTCGTACAATTCTTTTGCACGTCCGGTTTTTGTGCGGGTGTGAAAATGGTAAACCAGTCGTCCCGTTGTTAGCCACAATGAATACTCTTCGTCCGGTGTCTCGTGCGGCGGAATGTATTCCGCAGGCTTGATGAAAGCTTTGCCTCTTGGATCAATTGCCTTGTAATCTTTCTCGGTGTGTGCGGCACCGGTTATCAAATCGTGCCCGTAGCTTTCGCTCTCTTCAATGGCAGTATTAAACATGCCGTCGGTGTAAATGTGCACAGCGCCGTCGGGATGCTTTTCGTTGCAGGGCCATTGTATGCCCGATCCGCCAGTAAGTTTTGCGTAGCTCATGCCCGTGTAATCGCAAGGCCTTCCGCGACTGCATTCTTTCCAGGCTTCAAAGGCTTCTTCGGGTGTGTTCCATTTAATGAGCGGGTTCCCGTCTTTGTCGCAAAAGCCCATGCGCTTTGCGTAATCAAGAAAGATGTCAAAATCAGGCTTTGCTTCGCCCGGCGGTTCTACGGCTTTGTGCGAAATGTGTACCGTTCGTGTGATGTTGGTAAATGTACCGGTCTTCTCACCCCATAACGCCGCAGGCAAAACAACATCCGCATAAACCGCTGTCTCCGTCATGAACGCATCCTGCACGATCACAAACAAATCTTCTTTCTCTAAGATTTTTCTGATGCGGCTTAACTCGGGTAAAGACACAGCCGGATTGGTGCCGCTGATCCACAGCATTTTGATGGAGCCTTGTTCGGCGTAACGCCAGATTTCCATTGCATGCGTCGGTGGCGCCCAATGCGGAATAATATCAGGATCAACGTTCCAAAGCTTTGCCAGTTGATTGATATGTTCTTTGTTGCCCCAGTTGCGAAAGCCCGGCAAATCGCCGTCGGCGCCGCACTCACGAGTGTTCTGTGAAGTTGGCTGTCCGTTCATTTGAAAGATGCCGCTGCCCGGTTTTCCAATCAATCCGCGAATGAGGTGAAGGTTGTTTATCTGCACCGCTGCCGCTGTGGCTTTCATGGATTGGTAAACGCCTTGCAAAGCAGTGGAGAGAAGCGTTGGTGTTTTGCCCAAGATATGTGCGGCCATGCGCAGCTTTTCCGATGACACGCCCGATATTTCTTCCACTTTCTCCGGCGTCCATTGGGCAACTGTTTTCTTCAACTCTTCGAAGCCTACCGTGTGTGCATTGATGTATTCTTCGTTAACATCACCGGCTTGAATAATCAAATTCAAAAGACCGTTCAACACAGGAATGTTTGTGCCGGGCAAAGGATCAAGATGCACGTCAGCTTTTTCTGCCGTGGCGGTTTTGCGTGGGTCCATCACGATCAGCTTTGGCGGATTGGGACCTGCAAGCCGGTCTAGAATGCGCATCCACAACACGGTTTGTTGTGAAGCAATGTTGTGCCCAACCAAAAAGATGCAATCCGTATCGTCGATGTCTTTGTACGCACCGGGCTGTCCATCCGTACCGAACGAAACTTTCAACGCAGCAGCAGCGGTTGCCGTGCAAAGACGCGTGTTGCCATCCATGTGTGGCGTGCCGATGCCTGCTTTGCCAATCACCGCAAGCGTGTAATAATCTTCAATGAACAACTGCCCCGACGTGTAAAAGCCGATGCCAAGGCCTGTTTGTTTGTCAATGATTTTTTTTGATTGTTCGACAATCAAATTCATTGCTTCATTCCATGATGCTTCCACCAATTTTCCGTTTTTGCGAACCAGCGGCTTCGTCAACCTATCGGGACTGTTGTTGGCAATCCAACCGTACAATCCTTTTGGACCAAGACGGCCATAGTTGGAAATGTCCACGCCGCGGCCGCGAACCCCGACGATTTTTCCGTCTTTCACACCAATGTCCAATCCGCAGCCGGTGGAGCAAAGTACACAAGCCGATTGCACCCAATGATCAGGTTCTTCAATTGTGCGTTCGTCAATTCTTACAGGATAGTTTTCGCCTTTGTACGGGGTTCGCTCACCCCAAATGTCTTTGATGCTGTCGCGGGTTTGGTTCATACAGTTTTCGTTGTGCGCACGAAACAGTGCTGGTTAAGAAGTGTTGAAAGAAATGTTGAGCTTCTACATTTTCGGATCGCAAGCCGATGGTTACTCTGCATAAAAATTGTTCCAGCGGAAGGATGCAGAAAAGGAGAGAGGAATGAAATTTTTAGGAACAGCCTTGCTTTCTTCTTTGAGGAAACCGGTGCTGCAAATGCAGAACAAACAGAACATCAAAATGCCTTGTCTTTCCCAAACAATTGCAAACAACAAGTACGCCTATGCTTAAGAAAAGCATTCAAACGCTTCCGTCTGCTTCTTTTGCATTGGTGATGGCAACCGGCATTATTGCTACCGCTTCGCAACTGCAAGGGTTCACTTTTGTGAGTACTGTGTTG
Coding sequences within:
- a CDS encoding sulfite exporter TauE/SafE family protein, encoding MDANFLFFILLFTVAFLYASVGHGGASGYLALMALFSITPAVMKPTALLLNLFVSLTSFVQFYRSGHFRWKVFWPFALASIPLAYLGGLVVVDGHIYKKILGILLLVPIIRFFFFGNTNVEEQKENSFALSLLIGGLIGFLSGLIGIGGGILLSPVLLLLKWTDQKQTAAISALFIFVNSLSGLAGQLTKGIHFTNDMFLFVVIAFVGGLCGAYFGALKFRQTILKNVLATVLLLAVYKLLFTSA
- the moaCB gene encoding bifunctional molybdenum cofactor biosynthesis protein MoaC/MoaB; this translates as MNNITHKPTSLRKAVATAIVKVSKQETVDAILNKQVPKGDVFEFSRAAGLLAVKKTSDLIPDCHPLPVEYAAIKHTIDGLNIIIEVEVHTVYRTGVEVEAMHGASVTALTMYDMLKPIDKSVEISSIKLAQKKGGKSDFKDKLSFDLRCAVVVCSDSVAAGSKQDSAGKAIVQKLQQHGLNASTYVIIPDEREAIQTKAKQFSEEAYNLLLFTGGTGLSPRDVTPEAIAPMLTREVPGIMEAARVYGQERMPYAMLSRGVAGFIKNTLVLTLPGSTRGAEETMDALFPYVLHIFRVAEGMRHSAD
- the moeB gene encoding HesA/MoeB/ThiF family protein, which gives rise to MNEPYSYERYQRQIILEGFGEEGQEKLLRAKALVVGAGGLGCPALQYLVAAGVGTVGIVDDDVVTLHNLHRQILFTTTDIGLSKAEVAAKRLHEMNPSVQINAYPFRLTTQNALELFSSYDFVLDGTDNFATRYLINDACVLLGKPLLYGAVAQFEGQVAIFNAGDNAVNYRDLFPQPPVHGGVLNCAEAGVLGVLPGLVGTMQATETIKLITGMGKPLVNQLLTYNALTHDSFVFGLNAREETELLLPKDANDFEQRDYEWLCGTTSDAEEIDNDAFERFFHDKQTTIIDVREEGEQPLVKEFQHTKLPLTQLKENAFAFQNDILVLFCQSGKRSREAAKLLSATFGPSKKIYSLKGGILHWKKEHGTKA
- a CDS encoding MoaD/ThiS family protein, which produces MKEISVLTFGVITEIIGKSNFVVNDIASTEELKKDLEAKFPRLKSIDYTVAVNKQMITSPTQLENNATVALLPPFSGG
- the dnaB gene encoding replicative DNA helicase, with amino-acid sequence MDIPNLNRDKKRGRKTPDVSTLVYGKVPPQARELEEAVLGAIMLEKGAFDTVAEILKSECFYVDAHQRIFRAMKSLSGKSQPIDMLTVVEELRFNEELDIVGGPYYVTKLTNAVTSSAHIEAHSRIILQKFIQRELIRISGEIISDAYEDSTDVFDLLDDAESKIYKVTSEHLRNSVETIDAVLVKTIQRIEDMRNRNEDITGVPSGFAHLDKITYGWQQTDLIILAARPSVGKTAFALNLARNAALSAAKPTAVAFFSLEMSAGQLVQRILSAESEIGLEKISRGKMEEYEMEQLYKRGIQRLADAKLFIDDTPALNIFELRAKCRRLKNAHNIGLILIDYLQLMSGTGENRNGNREQEISNISRSLKALAKELQVPIIALSQLSREVEKRKDGNKMPQLSDLRESGAIEQDADMVCFIYRPEYHDLNQNEMGESVKGETYLRIAKHRNGSLENLKFRARLEIQKFFEDDGGEFGGGFNMPPNWKPVSDSGGGPGAKLYIQTGSKMNDIQDDDEPF
- a CDS encoding molybdenum cofactor biosynthesis protein MoaE, whose amino-acid sequence is MERKPKNIFLQGAISTSFIADNIQKHSSKTGIGAHSIFLGQVRSDVIDDKTVAAIDYTTYEEMALQKMHEIREDIFEKYSLTCMHVYHSLGSVKAGEISLFVFTSSKHRKDAIEGCEEVVERIKKELPVWGKEIFEDASHQWKKNT
- a CDS encoding molybdopterin oxidoreductase; the protein is MHIGTYIELVQKGQQDSAEAFLLVSAKHAAEPDIKEMCKLLASWSQLLVEKIKPFAEKYSEEKDNEPDRLLKDFFEQNRKGALALLRDLHDLWLMANEANVSAIILRQAAQGLRDKELMQLCDELEKKSERQISWLLTRMKSAAPQVLIAAA
- a CDS encoding molybdopterin oxidoreductase family protein, producing MNQTRDSIKDIWGERTPYKGENYPVRIDERTIEEPDHWVQSACVLCSTGCGLDIGVKDGKIVGVRGRGVDISNYGRLGPKGLYGWIANNSPDRLTKPLVRKNGKLVEASWNEAMNLIVEQSKKIIDKQTGLGIGFYTSGQLFIEDYYTLAVIGKAGIGTPHMDGNTRLCTATAAAALKVSFGTDGQPGAYKDIDDTDCIFLVGHNIASQQTVLWMRILDRLAGPNPPKLIVMDPRKTATAEKADVHLDPLPGTNIPVLNGLLNLIIQAGDVNEEYINAHTVGFEELKKTVAQWTPEKVEEISGVSSEKLRMAAHILGKTPTLLSTALQGVYQSMKATAAAVQINNLHLIRGLIGKPGSGIFQMNGQPTSQNTRECGADGDLPGFRNWGNKEHINQLAKLWNVDPDIIPHWAPPTHAMEIWRYAEQGSIKMLWISGTNPAVSLPELSRIRKILEKEDLFVIVQDAFMTETAVYADVVLPAALWGEKTGTFTNITRTVHISHKAVEPPGEAKPDFDIFLDYAKRMGFCDKDGNPLIKWNTPEEAFEAWKECSRGRPCDYTGMSYAKLTGGSGIQWPCNEKHPDGAVHIYTDGMFNTAIEESESYGHDLITGAAHTEKDYKAIDPRGKAFIKPAEYIPPHETPDEEYSLWLTTGRLVYHFHTRTKTGRAKELYDAAPDSYVQVSEEDAAALGIAEGDMIEVASRRGSVTQPARIGGIKKGVVFIPFHYGYWDNPERSRAANELTITEWDAVSKQPHFKYAAVKLSKAKEGVLHKIGEALNMVNDQPQKMEV
- a CDS encoding molybdopterin molybdotransferase MoeA, which codes for MISVKDAIAQIRLHTNLLSPVNLPLQKALGLVLAEDIFALVSVPSFPQSAMDGYAFRYADYLRAKEFTVSGEVAAGDAATVSVAPNNAVRIFTGAAVPNDLDTVVMQEKTEILNNELIVKDEALQKGSNVRTEGSEIKKDEIALWKGTVLSPAAIGFLAGVGVAEVSVHPKPSAHIIVTGNELQERGKPLQHGQVYESNSVMLQTALQQLGINSVAVTHVTDDVNILQEALNAALKKAELVLLTGGVSVGKYDFVLQAAKACGVKQLFHKVAQRPGKPLYAGTKGKKIVFGLPGNPASVLSCFYNYVTVTIEEFTGRKNLLERKQVRLQQDFKKKISLTQFLKAVYTADGALPLQAQESFRLSSFSIANCLVVLPEEAREYKEDETVEILCLPYL
- a CDS encoding RsmE family RNA methyltransferase, whose translation is MALSFFFVESLRDEIIQLDEDTSKHMIGVLRMAKGEEVLLTDGKGKKARAEIIDDNRKRCAVQVQSIETEEESRPNVSIAISIIKNSSRFEWFLEKATEIGVNEIVPLLCERTEKEKFRYDRMQGILSSAMLQSQQTWLPVLHQPTAFNEAVKSSSQEQKFIAHCLPEKKQQLSSVIPHPSSLILIGPEGDFTEKEISLALENNFLPVALGGTRLRTETAGIVAATLLKILGKTQ